The following proteins come from a genomic window of Corallococcus sp. NCRR:
- a CDS encoding myxosortase-dependent M36 family metallopeptidase, which yields MRLREKLLTSLLLVPIAGTSAWAKERSNYDAFLEQRDSRSLAVDSNTAVSRGLRIEQTEQRLGVPTFAWATQDGAQSKSVIRSGMTAESAARAHLQAVADNYRLTRDDVAGANLRSLHNTGKGAIIATFNQSVGGIPVFRNEIKVVMGQDLRLVAVSGYLAPSELALSARTKARAGFNLGAAEAVSGAFQDLTGSGTQATSFINAGTKGDFTFFELAPAAKSALPQDLAVPARARQVYFMLAGNLEPAWYVEVNAGPKAARSSQYFGYVVSAATGKVLFRSDLTADAGAAFTYKVWADQAAPFIPEDGPQGNDATPHPTGTRDGYQAPLNRPAHDITLANSPYSKNDPWLPANATQTTGNNVDAYADLNAPDGFQPGTNDLRAETTSENTFAYVYDTTKRPGSSPEQIKASVVNLFYVNNFLHDWFYDAGFDEASANAQAFNFGRGGVEGDPIQAQAQDYGGRNNANMSTPADGASPRMQMYVFDGTPELSVTAPATLAGVYEAGSASYGKQAYEVTGEIQIPETNKDGCAAFPAGTFTGKIALIDRGTCNFVVKSLNAQNGGAIATVIANNTAGSTISMGGNNVDDAKVTTPSLMITLDAANAWKAAAATSPVSVKFLRTPDQDRDGTLDNGIIAHEWGHYISNRLIGNAAGLSNNQGRSMGEGWGDFHAMLMQVRESDRNVAGNNNWQGVYSTAGYVTSGGKNQGYYYGIRRLPYSTDMSKNGYTFRHIANFTALPNELATASTANNAEVHNSGEVWATALWECYASLLNAHPFAEAQDRMKKYLVAAYKATPNAPTFTEARDAVLAVALASDPADYQRFVAAFAKRGLGFGAKSPDRDAFDHIGVTESFSAGGNLEVTSITLTDGIAGCDHDGILDIGEQGELKITVRNVGGNGLSSFSGTVSSTSTTATLEFPNGGAINVPALSRGASATVTVPVNVTAVSGTPARAGIKVAFDSTEIPAAAKTATFDPRINYDNVPTTSNTETFESGLTGWTVSQNLSSSGDWTLSGSTANRYAHGKDPGTIAETTITSPWLTVDDAADFVMSYNYRHSFEFDSNASYDGAVLEFTVDGIDWIDPWDLYPVVDADPGYVDYIAAGGGNPLEDRAAMAQVSAGFPAFTSASINFGTFFPDLELKNVRFRFRIGGDVAVGGYGLDIDNVKFEGATAVFSDQADQPASAGACNVPPVANAGPSRVGTAAVAEGTLVNGVLNRNTITLNGTGSFDPDAAVGDALTYSWTQTGGATPVSLTGADTATPSFVADVDYTDTLTFQLVVTDASGKASAPKTVDIQVNNVNQPPVAAATAPATVNEGDTNVTLDASGSTDADVIHANTLTFSWAQTSPASPKPTLTNATKAKATFTAPEVTADTQLNFTVTVTDSSGAKSTKSVAVTVKNVDRAPVANAGADIDADARSTVTLAGTGTDPDGTAVTYLWEQTAGDAVTLTGADTATATFTAPDVNAAKELTFKFTVSSGGQSASDLVNVTVRKANRHPVGEAPASMDADEGSNVVLDASGITDPDGDALTYVWAQVGGPTVQTTGAGTAQLAFTAPQVQADTAVAFSLTVTDVDGAASGPYVYTVNVKQVNQAPVAKVRVISGVRGGELVKIDASTSTDPDNETLTYTWEQTGGPSVTLTGANSAEASFTPPAKKTLENYTFKVTVKDAAGASSTANITVNVPKADDGGGCSSTGGSAGGMAPLMALFAAMALARRRKA from the coding sequence ATGCGTCTCAGGGAAAAGCTGTTGACCAGCCTGCTGCTGGTGCCCATCGCGGGTACCAGCGCGTGGGCCAAGGAGCGGTCGAACTACGACGCGTTCCTGGAGCAGCGGGACTCCCGCTCTCTCGCCGTGGATTCGAACACGGCGGTGTCCCGCGGGCTTCGCATCGAGCAGACCGAGCAGCGGCTCGGCGTGCCTACGTTCGCCTGGGCGACGCAGGACGGCGCGCAGTCCAAGTCCGTCATCCGCTCCGGCATGACGGCGGAGAGCGCGGCGCGCGCGCACCTGCAGGCCGTGGCGGACAACTACCGCCTGACGCGTGACGATGTCGCGGGCGCCAACCTGCGCTCGCTGCACAACACCGGCAAGGGCGCCATCATCGCGACCTTCAACCAGTCGGTGGGTGGCATCCCCGTCTTCCGCAACGAGATCAAGGTCGTCATGGGCCAGGACCTGCGCCTGGTGGCCGTGAGCGGCTACCTGGCCCCGTCCGAGCTGGCGCTCTCCGCCCGCACCAAGGCGCGCGCCGGCTTCAACCTGGGCGCCGCGGAAGCGGTGTCCGGCGCGTTCCAGGACCTGACGGGCTCCGGCACGCAGGCCACGTCGTTCATCAACGCGGGCACGAAGGGTGACTTCACCTTCTTCGAGCTGGCCCCCGCCGCGAAGTCCGCGCTGCCGCAGGACCTGGCCGTCCCGGCCCGCGCCCGGCAGGTGTACTTCATGCTGGCCGGCAACCTGGAGCCGGCCTGGTACGTGGAAGTGAACGCCGGCCCCAAGGCCGCGCGCTCCAGCCAGTACTTCGGCTACGTGGTCTCCGCGGCCACCGGCAAGGTGCTCTTCCGCAGCGACCTGACCGCGGACGCCGGCGCGGCGTTCACGTACAAGGTCTGGGCGGACCAGGCGGCCCCGTTCATCCCGGAGGACGGTCCCCAGGGCAACGACGCGACCCCGCACCCCACGGGCACGCGCGACGGCTACCAGGCCCCGCTGAACCGCCCGGCGCACGACATCACCCTGGCCAACAGCCCCTACAGCAAGAACGACCCCTGGCTGCCGGCCAACGCCACGCAGACCACGGGTAACAACGTGGATGCGTACGCGGACCTGAACGCGCCGGACGGCTTCCAGCCCGGCACGAACGACCTCCGCGCGGAGACGACGAGCGAGAACACCTTCGCGTACGTCTACGACACGACCAAGAGGCCGGGCTCCAGCCCCGAGCAGATCAAGGCCTCGGTGGTGAACCTGTTCTACGTGAACAACTTCCTGCACGACTGGTTCTACGACGCGGGCTTCGACGAGGCCTCGGCCAACGCCCAGGCGTTCAACTTCGGCCGTGGCGGCGTGGAGGGCGACCCCATCCAGGCCCAGGCGCAGGACTACGGCGGCCGCAACAACGCGAACATGAGCACGCCGGCGGACGGTGCGTCCCCGCGCATGCAGATGTACGTGTTCGACGGCACGCCCGAGCTGTCCGTGACGGCTCCCGCGACCCTGGCCGGTGTCTACGAGGCCGGCTCCGCGAGCTACGGCAAGCAGGCGTACGAAGTGACCGGTGAGATCCAGATCCCGGAGACCAACAAGGACGGCTGCGCCGCGTTCCCCGCGGGCACCTTCACCGGGAAGATCGCCCTCATCGACCGCGGGACGTGCAACTTCGTCGTGAAGTCGCTCAACGCGCAGAACGGTGGCGCCATCGCCACGGTCATCGCGAACAACACGGCCGGCAGCACCATCAGCATGGGCGGCAACAACGTGGATGACGCCAAGGTCACCACGCCGTCCCTGATGATCACCCTGGACGCGGCCAACGCGTGGAAGGCCGCGGCGGCGACCAGCCCGGTGTCCGTGAAGTTCCTGCGCACGCCGGACCAGGACCGCGACGGCACGCTCGACAACGGCATCATCGCGCACGAGTGGGGTCACTACATCAGCAACCGCCTCATCGGTAACGCCGCGGGCCTGAGCAACAACCAGGGCCGCTCGATGGGCGAGGGCTGGGGCGACTTCCACGCCATGCTGATGCAGGTCCGCGAGTCCGACCGCAACGTTGCGGGCAACAACAACTGGCAGGGCGTCTACAGCACCGCCGGTTATGTCACCAGCGGTGGCAAGAACCAGGGCTACTACTACGGCATCCGTCGCCTGCCCTACTCGACGGACATGAGCAAGAACGGCTACACGTTCCGGCACATCGCCAACTTCACCGCCCTGCCCAACGAGCTGGCGACGGCGTCCACCGCCAACAACGCCGAAGTCCACAACAGCGGTGAGGTGTGGGCCACGGCGCTGTGGGAGTGCTACGCGAGCCTGCTGAACGCGCACCCGTTCGCGGAAGCGCAGGACCGCATGAAGAAGTACCTGGTCGCGGCCTACAAGGCGACGCCGAACGCGCCGACCTTCACGGAAGCGCGTGACGCGGTGCTGGCCGTCGCGCTCGCGAGCGACCCGGCGGACTACCAGCGCTTCGTGGCGGCCTTCGCCAAGCGCGGCCTCGGCTTCGGCGCCAAGTCGCCGGACCGCGACGCGTTCGACCACATCGGCGTGACGGAGAGCTTCTCCGCGGGCGGCAACCTGGAGGTCACCAGCATCACGCTGACCGACGGCATCGCCGGCTGCGACCACGACGGCATCCTGGACATCGGCGAGCAGGGTGAGCTGAAGATCACCGTGCGCAACGTGGGCGGCAACGGGCTGAGCTCCTTCTCCGGCACCGTCAGCAGCACCAGCACCACGGCGACGCTGGAGTTCCCGAACGGCGGCGCGATCAACGTCCCCGCCCTGTCGCGCGGTGCTTCCGCCACGGTCACCGTGCCCGTCAACGTCACCGCGGTGTCCGGTACGCCCGCGCGCGCCGGCATCAAGGTCGCCTTCGACTCCACGGAGATCCCGGCGGCGGCGAAGACGGCGACGTTCGACCCGCGCATCAACTACGACAACGTCCCCACCACCAGCAACACGGAGACGTTCGAGTCCGGGCTGACCGGTTGGACGGTGTCGCAGAACCTGTCGTCCTCGGGCGACTGGACGCTGTCCGGCTCGACGGCCAACCGCTACGCGCACGGCAAGGACCCGGGCACGATCGCGGAGACCACCATCACCAGCCCCTGGCTGACGGTGGATGACGCGGCCGACTTCGTCATGAGCTACAACTACCGCCACTCCTTCGAGTTCGACTCCAACGCCTCCTACGACGGCGCGGTGCTCGAGTTCACGGTGGACGGCATCGACTGGATCGACCCGTGGGACCTGTACCCGGTGGTGGACGCGGATCCGGGCTACGTGGACTACATCGCCGCGGGCGGTGGCAACCCCCTGGAAGACCGCGCCGCGATGGCGCAGGTGAGCGCGGGCTTCCCGGCCTTCACGTCCGCGAGCATCAACTTCGGGACCTTCTTCCCCGACCTGGAGCTCAAGAACGTCCGCTTCCGCTTCCGCATCGGCGGTGACGTGGCGGTCGGCGGGTACGGCCTGGACATCGACAACGTGAAGTTCGAGGGCGCCACGGCGGTGTTCTCGGACCAGGCGGATCAGCCGGCCTCCGCGGGCGCGTGCAACGTGCCTCCGGTGGCCAACGCGGGTCCGTCGCGCGTGGGCACGGCGGCGGTCGCCGAGGGCACGCTCGTCAACGGCGTCCTCAACCGCAACACCATCACCCTGAACGGCACGGGCAGCTTCGACCCGGACGCCGCCGTGGGTGACGCGCTCACCTACAGCTGGACGCAGACCGGTGGCGCCACGCCCGTCTCCCTGACGGGTGCGGACACGGCGACGCCGAGCTTCGTGGCGGACGTGGACTACACGGACACCCTCACCTTCCAGCTCGTCGTCACCGACGCGTCCGGCAAGGCGAGCGCCCCGAAGACGGTGGACATCCAGGTCAACAACGTGAACCAGCCCCCGGTGGCCGCCGCCACCGCGCCGGCCACGGTGAACGAGGGTGACACGAACGTGACGCTGGACGCCTCCGGCTCCACCGACGCGGACGTGATCCACGCGAACACGCTGACGTTCTCCTGGGCCCAGACGAGCCCCGCTTCGCCCAAGCCCACGCTGACCAACGCCACCAAGGCGAAGGCGACGTTCACGGCTCCGGAAGTGACGGCGGACACGCAGCTGAACTTCACGGTCACCGTGACGGACAGCAGCGGCGCGAAGTCCACCAAGTCCGTCGCCGTGACGGTGAAGAACGTGGACCGCGCCCCGGTGGCCAACGCCGGCGCGGACATCGACGCGGATGCGCGCTCCACGGTGACGCTGGCCGGCACGGGCACGGATCCGGACGGCACGGCGGTCACCTACCTGTGGGAGCAGACGGCCGGTGACGCGGTGACGCTGACCGGCGCGGACACGGCGACGGCGACCTTCACGGCGCCGGACGTCAACGCCGCCAAGGAGCTCACCTTCAAGTTCACGGTGTCCTCGGGCGGCCAGTCGGCGTCCGACCTGGTCAACGTGACGGTGCGCAAGGCCAACCGCCACCCGGTGGGCGAGGCTCCGGCCTCCATGGACGCGGACGAGGGCAGCAACGTGGTGCTGGACGCTTCCGGCATCACGGATCCGGACGGTGACGCGCTCACCTACGTCTGGGCCCAGGTCGGTGGCCCCACGGTGCAGACGACGGGCGCGGGCACGGCGCAGCTGGCGTTCACCGCGCCGCAGGTCCAGGCCGACACGGCCGTGGCCTTCAGCCTGACGGTGACGGACGTCGACGGCGCCGCCTCGGGCCCGTACGTCTACACGGTCAACGTGAAGCAGGTGAACCAGGCGCCGGTCGCCAAGGTCCGGGTCATCTCGGGCGTGCGCGGCGGTGAGCTGGTGAAGATTGACGCCTCCACGTCCACGGATCCGGACAACGAGACGCTGACCTACACCTGGGAGCAGACGGGTGGCCCGTCCGTGACGCTGACCGGCGCCAACTCCGCCGAGGCCAGCTTCACCCCGCCGGCGAAGAAGACGCTGGAGAACTACACCTTCAAGGTGACGGTGAAGGACGCGGCGGGTGCCTCCAGCACCGCCAACATCACGGTCAACGTGCCGAAGGCCGACGACGGCGGTGGCTGCTCCTCCACGGGCGGCTCCGCGGGTGGCATGGCGCCGCTGATGGCGCTGTTCGCGGCGATGGCGCTCGCGCGCCGTCGCAAGGCTTAA
- a CDS encoding MaoC family dehydratase, with protein sequence MARTFQVGDTFTHVRQCDRLRPVYYAGASGDYNPIHIDPEVGRQAGFNGVILQGLCTLGWAVEAVAVFVGDPGLVRRVKVRFSRPVLPEDTVTFQGRVTAIAEGRLTTEVTATNQRGEPVLRGAVVETSLG encoded by the coding sequence ATGGCACGCACGTTCCAGGTGGGAGACACCTTCACGCACGTCCGCCAGTGCGACCGGCTGCGGCCGGTGTATTACGCGGGCGCTTCCGGGGACTACAACCCCATCCACATCGACCCGGAGGTGGGCCGGCAGGCCGGCTTCAACGGCGTCATCCTCCAGGGGCTCTGCACGCTGGGCTGGGCGGTGGAGGCCGTGGCCGTCTTCGTGGGAGACCCGGGCCTGGTGCGCCGGGTGAAGGTGAGATTCTCCCGGCCGGTGCTGCCGGAGGACACCGTCACCTTCCAGGGCCGCGTCACCGCCATCGCGGAAGGGCGGCTCACCACCGAAGTCACCGCCACCAACCAGCGCGGCGAGCCCGTCCTCCGGGGCGCCGTCGTCGAAACCTCGCTCGGATAG
- a CDS encoding FAS1-like dehydratase domain-containing protein — translation MALDPKFVGRAYGPFTYEIGREKLREFSLILGGAVPSAGTFGEPPAQVSPLLYSREAAQAGPYGDVIAFPSFAVVFAIRPFSAAIADPELGVDRVRLVHGEQELEFLGVMRPGDVLTTTGSITELYRKAGMDFLVVTTETRNAKGEPVVRGVWTAVIRPA, via the coding sequence ATGGCCCTGGACCCCAAGTTCGTCGGCCGTGCGTACGGCCCCTTCACCTATGAGATTGGCCGGGAGAAGCTGCGCGAGTTCTCCCTCATCCTCGGCGGCGCCGTGCCCTCCGCGGGCACCTTCGGCGAGCCCCCCGCGCAGGTGAGCCCCCTGCTCTACTCTCGGGAGGCGGCCCAGGCGGGCCCGTACGGCGACGTCATCGCCTTCCCCAGCTTCGCGGTGGTGTTCGCCATCCGCCCCTTCAGCGCCGCCATCGCGGATCCGGAGCTGGGCGTGGACCGCGTACGGCTGGTGCACGGGGAGCAGGAGCTGGAGTTCCTGGGCGTGATGCGCCCCGGGGACGTGCTCACCACCACGGGCTCCATCACGGAGCTGTACCGCAAGGCGGGGATGGACTTCCTCGTCGTCACCACGGAGACGCGCAACGCGAAGGGCGAGCCCGTGGTGCGCGGCGTGTGGACGGCCGTCATCCGCCCCGCGTGA
- a CDS encoding tetratricopeptide repeat protein, whose translation MNALRAKALVEAGLLLRLSGDMSGAERLFARALELDPANARARRLLGRDGPVEPGGDTGWNLAGPEQEADWGAWAGPTAPGPVEAPLRESVSLPEGTGMRGDALDLIAEAHRTQEFGLPDTFAPAGGLPEGSEVESLLRGAEDLLALDDHSGAVELLRRAQSLAPENPRVEALRDRSERILVSMLEARLGDLHRRPRVRLQPDDIIWLNLDHRAGFVLAQIDGAVSFDDLFALSGMSRLDTARILAQLLDEGIIAPGE comes from the coding sequence ATGAACGCGCTCCGGGCCAAGGCGCTGGTCGAAGCCGGGTTGCTGCTGCGACTGAGTGGCGACATGTCCGGCGCGGAGAGGCTGTTCGCCCGGGCCCTGGAGCTGGACCCGGCCAACGCACGCGCGCGCCGGCTCCTGGGGCGGGACGGCCCGGTGGAGCCCGGTGGGGACACCGGGTGGAACCTGGCGGGCCCGGAGCAGGAGGCGGACTGGGGCGCCTGGGCCGGCCCCACCGCGCCCGGCCCGGTGGAAGCCCCCTTGCGTGAATCCGTGAGCCTGCCCGAGGGCACGGGCATGCGCGGCGATGCGTTGGACCTCATCGCGGAGGCGCACCGCACGCAGGAGTTCGGGCTGCCGGACACCTTCGCGCCAGCGGGCGGGCTGCCGGAGGGCTCGGAGGTGGAGAGCCTGCTGCGCGGCGCGGAGGACCTGCTGGCGCTGGATGACCACTCCGGCGCGGTGGAGCTGTTGCGCCGCGCCCAGTCCCTGGCGCCGGAGAACCCGCGCGTGGAGGCGCTGAGGGATCGCAGCGAGCGCATCCTCGTGTCCATGCTGGAGGCGCGGCTGGGGGATTTGCACCGCAGGCCGCGCGTGCGGTTGCAGCCGGATGACATCATCTGGCTCAACCTGGACCACCGCGCGGGCTTCGTGCTGGCGCAGATTGACGGCGCGGTGAGCTTCGACGACCTCTTCGCGCTGTCCGGCATGTCGCGCCTGGACACCGCGCGCATCCTCGCGCAGCTGCTCGACGAGGGCATCATCGCCCCCGGCGAGTAG
- the dnaK gene encoding molecular chaperone DnaK: protein MAAEPEPLIGIDLGTTNSLVATVQDGQPIIIKNRTGQPLTPSVVAVSKNGKRLVGGIAKRQAITNPQETVSAAKRLIGRKFSSHPVQDALRALTYQVVCGAHDDVRIRLAGRDLAVPEVSAMILAELKADAEAHFGRPVTQAVITVPAYFNDGQRQATKDAGRIAGLDVLRIINEPTAAALAYGFGRTVNGKVAVLDVGGGTFDVSVLEINNGVFDVVATGGDTFLGGEDWDHRIIEWMVFGFAKEHGIDLRKDRMALQRLKDAAEKAKVELSSVKETQVHLPFICTPPGGGAALHLQSTLTREKLEELTADLGERLVGITSEVLGEAKVRPSDLKEVILVGGMSRMPRIVEQVRQYFRREPCKGVHAEEVVALGAAIQAHALVGHESELLLLDVTPQSMGVAIAGGYVRRLIPRNTTVPTSATEVFATSKDFQRTVKIMVLQGEHELAHHNELLGEFLLTGLREAPRGQVEIEVTFDINAEGIVSVSARDRDTGLRQSITVTASSGLTEDELRRIMDEQRDWLVAARNTEELKAKRVELDILARDLVDALSRVRLMPGAGGLSPDVVARAEAALDSARQARGADDVGVLTRACDALAQSLPLLRSAGPRGTPGR, encoded by the coding sequence ATGGCTGCTGAGCCCGAACCGCTGATTGGCATCGACCTGGGGACGACGAACAGCCTCGTCGCCACGGTGCAGGACGGTCAGCCCATCATCATCAAGAACCGCACCGGCCAGCCCCTCACGCCGTCCGTGGTGGCGGTGTCGAAGAACGGCAAGCGGCTGGTGGGCGGCATCGCCAAGCGGCAGGCCATCACCAACCCGCAGGAGACGGTGTCCGCGGCCAAACGCCTCATCGGCCGCAAGTTCTCCTCGCACCCGGTGCAGGACGCGCTGCGCGCGCTCACGTACCAGGTGGTGTGCGGCGCGCATGACGACGTGCGCATCCGGCTGGCGGGCCGCGACCTCGCCGTGCCGGAGGTCAGCGCCATGATTCTCGCGGAGCTGAAGGCGGACGCGGAGGCGCACTTCGGCCGGCCCGTCACCCAGGCCGTCATCACCGTGCCGGCCTACTTCAACGACGGACAACGCCAGGCCACCAAGGACGCGGGCCGCATCGCGGGGCTGGACGTCCTGCGCATCATCAACGAGCCCACCGCCGCGGCGCTGGCCTACGGCTTCGGCCGCACGGTGAACGGCAAGGTCGCCGTGCTGGACGTGGGCGGCGGCACCTTCGACGTGTCGGTGCTGGAGATCAACAACGGCGTCTTCGACGTCGTGGCCACCGGCGGCGACACCTTCCTCGGCGGCGAGGACTGGGATCACCGCATCATCGAGTGGATGGTGTTCGGCTTCGCCAAGGAACACGGCATCGACCTGCGCAAGGACCGCATGGCGCTGCAGCGGCTGAAGGACGCCGCGGAGAAGGCGAAGGTGGAGCTGTCGTCGGTGAAGGAGACGCAGGTGCACCTGCCCTTCATCTGCACGCCACCGGGCGGAGGCGCCGCGCTGCACCTGCAGTCCACGCTCACCCGCGAGAAGCTGGAGGAGCTCACGGCGGACCTGGGCGAGCGCCTGGTGGGCATCACGTCGGAAGTCCTGGGTGAAGCGAAGGTGCGCCCCTCGGACCTGAAGGAGGTCATCCTCGTGGGGGGCATGTCGCGCATGCCCCGCATCGTGGAGCAGGTGCGCCAGTACTTCCGCCGCGAGCCCTGCAAGGGCGTGCACGCGGAGGAAGTGGTCGCCCTGGGCGCCGCCATCCAGGCGCACGCGCTGGTGGGCCACGAGAGCGAACTGCTGCTGCTGGACGTCACGCCGCAGAGCATGGGCGTGGCCATCGCGGGCGGCTACGTGCGGCGACTGATTCCGCGCAACACCACCGTGCCCACGTCCGCCACGGAGGTGTTCGCCACCTCCAAGGACTTCCAGCGCACGGTGAAGATCATGGTGCTCCAGGGCGAGCACGAGCTCGCGCACCACAACGAGCTGTTGGGCGAGTTCCTCCTCACCGGCCTGCGCGAGGCGCCGCGCGGGCAGGTGGAGATTGAAGTGACGTTCGACATCAACGCGGAGGGCATCGTCTCCGTGTCCGCGCGCGACCGCGACACGGGCCTGCGCCAGTCCATCACCGTCACCGCGTCCAGCGGCCTGACGGAGGACGAGCTGCGCCGCATCATGGACGAGCAGCGCGACTGGCTGGTGGCCGCGCGCAACACGGAGGAGCTGAAGGCCAAGCGCGTGGAGCTGGACATCCTCGCCCGCGACCTGGTGGACGCGCTCTCCCGCGTGCGGCTCATGCCCGGGGCCGGAGGCCTGTCGCCGGACGTCGTCGCCCGCGCGGAGGCCGCCCTGGATTCCGCGCGCCAGGCGCGCGGCGCGGACGACGTAGGCGTGCTCACCCGGGCCTGCGATGCCCTGGCGCAGAGCCTGCCGCTCTTGCGCTCCGCGGGCCCGCGCGGAACGCCGGGGAGGTAG